A window of Aquitalea denitrificans contains these coding sequences:
- a CDS encoding DUF4149 domain-containing protein has protein sequence MDGLRAIARTFWIGGLWVIGIIVAPVLFRSLDTVTAGMVAGKLFAAIAWVGLVCGVFLLVDAVWRNGVRGMKEGSFWLIVGMLLCTVINHFAVTPIIAALKLQMNHAAEGLFGGGFATWHAISSLIYLVQSLMGLAYILRRD, from the coding sequence ATGGACGGATTGCGAGCGATAGCCAGAACCTTCTGGATTGGCGGCTTGTGGGTGATCGGCATTATCGTCGCCCCGGTATTGTTCCGGTCGCTGGATACGGTCACTGCCGGCATGGTGGCAGGCAAGTTGTTTGCCGCCATTGCCTGGGTAGGCTTGGTGTGTGGCGTATTCCTGCTGGTGGATGCCGTGTGGCGCAATGGTGTGCGTGGCATGAAGGAAGGCAGCTTCTGGCTGATTGTCGGCATGCTGCTGTGCACCGTCATCAACCACTTTGCTGTCACCCCCATCATTGCAGCACTCAAGCTGCAAATGAATCATGCGGCAGAAGGGTTGTTTGGTGGCGGCTTTGCTACCTGGCATGCCATTTCCAGCCTGATTTATCTGGTGCAGAGCCTGATGGGTCTGGCTTATATACTGCGGCGCGACTGA
- the greA gene encoding transcription elongation factor GreA yields MNKVPLTLRGAELLKEELQRLKSVERPAVIEAIAEARSHGDLSENAEYDAAKERQGFVEGRIADLEGKISNAIIINPSELDADGRVVFGATVELMDLETEDKVTYQIVGDDEADIKLCKVSVNSPIARALIGKESGDVAEVVAPGGIREYEVLDVKYI; encoded by the coding sequence ATGAACAAAGTCCCGTTGACGCTGCGTGGCGCCGAACTTCTCAAGGAAGAACTGCAACGCCTGAAAAGTGTGGAGCGCCCGGCGGTGATCGAAGCGATTGCCGAAGCGCGTTCGCATGGCGACCTGTCGGAAAACGCCGAATATGATGCCGCCAAAGAGCGCCAGGGTTTCGTGGAAGGTCGTATTGCCGATCTCGAAGGCAAGATTTCCAATGCAATCATCATCAATCCGTCCGAGCTGGATGCCGATGGTCGCGTGGTATTTGGTGCCACCGTCGAACTGATGGATCTGGAAACCGAAGACAAGGTGACTTACCAGATCGTCGGTGACGACGAAGCGGACATCAAGCTGTGCAAGGTATCGGTCAACTCTCCGATTGCCCGTGCGCTGATCGGCAAGGAAAGCGGCGACGTGGCTGAGGTTGTAGCCCCGGGCGGCATTCGCGAATACGAAGTGCTGGACGTCAAATACATCTAA
- the carB gene encoding carbamoyl-phosphate synthase large subunit yields the protein MPKRTDLKSILIIGAGPIVIGQACEFDYSGAQACKALREEGYKVILVNSNPATIMTDPNMADVTYIEPITWPVLEKIIAKERPDAILPTMGGQTALNCALDLAKHGVLEKYNVELIGATEDAIDKAEDRGRFKEAMAKIGLSCPLSFVCHTMEESLEAQSKVGFPTLIRPSFTMGGSGGGIAYNKEEFLAICERGFEASPTHELLIEQSVLGWKEYEMEVVRDKKDNCIIICSIENFDPMGVHTGDSITVAPAQTLTDKEYQIMRNASIAVLREIGVDTGGSNVQFATNPVNGEMIVIEMNPRVSRSSALASKATGFPIAKVAAKLAVGYTLDELKNDITGGATPASFEPSIDYVVTKIPRFAFEKFPQADNRLTTQMKSVGEVMAMGRTLQESMHKALRGLETGLSGFNPVTTNEETIRHEVSTPGPERILYVADAFRVGMSRDDVFALSKIDPWFLAQIEDIVGEEKALAGRKVEELGFDELRRLKRKGFSDRRLGELLNTDQAAVRAKRWALGLHPVYKRVDTCAAEFATSTAYMYSSYEEECEAQPTDRKKVMVLGGGPNRIGQGIEFDYCCVHAALALRESGFETIMVNCNPETVSTDYDTSDRLYFEPLTLEDVLEICRIEKPFGVIVQYGGQTPLKLARALEANGVSIIGTSPDMIDAAEDRERFQKLLNELGLKQPPNRTARTPADAMKLAEEIGYPLVVRPSYVLGGRAMEIVHEPADLERYMREAVKVSNDSPVLLDRFLNDAIEVDVDCISDGKDVVIGGIMQHIEQAGVHSGDSACSLPPYSLFPAVQDEIRRQTEAMARALNVVGLMNVQFAIQRDTIFVLEVNPRASRTVPFVSKVTGAPLAKIAARAMAGISLVEQGFTKEVIPPYYAVKEAVFPFIKFPGVDTILGPEMKSTGEVMGVGKSFAEAFVKSQLAAGDKLPRTGKVFLSVRQSDKNGAVDVARELQRLGFGVCATRGTAKTLAEAGIVVQVVNKVNEGRPHIVDMIKNGEIDVLVNTVDEKRQAIQDSHSIRRSALQARIPQYTTLAGAKAVCVGMAHVEEFDVYSVQELHASIKP from the coding sequence ATGCCGAAACGTACCGACCTCAAGAGTATTCTCATCATCGGCGCTGGCCCCATTGTGATTGGCCAGGCCTGCGAGTTTGACTACTCCGGCGCGCAGGCCTGCAAGGCCCTGCGTGAAGAAGGTTACAAAGTCATCCTGGTGAACTCCAATCCGGCCACCATCATGACCGACCCGAACATGGCCGATGTCACCTACATCGAACCCATCACCTGGCCTGTTCTGGAAAAAATCATTGCCAAGGAACGCCCGGACGCCATTCTGCCCACCATGGGCGGCCAGACCGCACTGAACTGTGCGCTGGACCTGGCCAAGCACGGCGTGCTGGAAAAGTACAATGTCGAGCTGATCGGTGCTACCGAAGATGCGATCGACAAGGCAGAAGACCGTGGCCGTTTCAAGGAAGCCATGGCCAAGATCGGCCTGTCCTGCCCGCTGTCCTTTGTCTGCCACACCATGGAAGAGTCGCTGGAAGCGCAATCCAAGGTGGGCTTCCCCACGCTGATCCGTCCGTCCTTCACCATGGGCGGCTCCGGTGGCGGCATCGCCTACAACAAGGAAGAGTTCCTGGCGATCTGCGAGCGCGGTTTTGAAGCGTCCCCCACCCATGAACTGCTGATCGAGCAGTCCGTACTCGGCTGGAAAGAGTACGAAATGGAAGTGGTGCGCGACAAGAAAGACAACTGCATCATCATCTGCTCCATCGAGAACTTCGACCCGATGGGCGTGCACACCGGTGACTCCATCACCGTGGCCCCGGCGCAAACCCTCACCGACAAGGAATACCAGATCATGCGTAATGCATCGATCGCGGTACTCCGTGAAATCGGCGTGGACACCGGCGGTTCCAACGTACAGTTCGCCACCAACCCGGTGAACGGTGAAATGATCGTGATCGAGATGAACCCGCGTGTATCGCGTTCCTCGGCACTGGCCTCCAAGGCCACCGGTTTCCCGATTGCCAAGGTTGCTGCCAAGCTGGCCGTGGGTTACACCCTGGACGAACTGAAGAACGACATCACCGGCGGTGCCACCCCGGCTTCGTTCGAACCGTCCATCGACTACGTGGTCACCAAGATTCCGCGTTTTGCCTTCGAAAAATTCCCGCAGGCCGATAACCGCCTGACCACCCAGATGAAGTCGGTGGGCGAAGTGATGGCCATGGGCCGCACCCTGCAGGAATCCATGCACAAGGCGCTGCGTGGCCTGGAAACCGGCCTGTCCGGCTTCAATCCGGTCACCACCAACGAAGAAACCATCCGTCACGAAGTCAGCACCCCGGGACCGGAACGTATCCTGTACGTGGCCGATGCCTTCCGCGTGGGCATGAGCCGTGACGACGTGTTTGCCCTGAGCAAGATCGACCCGTGGTTCCTGGCGCAGATCGAAGACATCGTGGGCGAAGAAAAAGCCCTGGCCGGCCGCAAGGTGGAAGAACTGGGCTTTGACGAACTGCGTCGCCTGAAGCGCAAGGGCTTCTCCGACCGTCGCCTGGGCGAGCTGCTGAATACCGACCAGGCTGCCGTGCGTGCCAAGCGCTGGGCGCTGGGCCTGCATCCGGTGTACAAGCGTGTGGATACCTGCGCGGCCGAGTTCGCCACCTCCACTGCCTATATGTACTCCAGCTACGAAGAAGAGTGCGAAGCCCAACCCACCGACCGCAAGAAGGTGATGGTACTGGGTGGTGGCCCCAACCGTATCGGTCAGGGTATCGAATTCGACTACTGCTGCGTGCATGCTGCGCTGGCGCTGCGCGAATCCGGTTTCGAGACCATCATGGTCAACTGCAACCCGGAAACCGTATCGACCGACTACGACACGTCCGACCGTCTGTACTTCGAGCCGCTGACGCTGGAAGACGTGCTGGAAATCTGCCGCATCGAAAAACCGTTCGGCGTGATCGTGCAGTACGGCGGCCAGACCCCGCTGAAACTGGCGCGTGCGCTGGAAGCCAATGGCGTGTCCATTATCGGTACCTCGCCGGACATGATCGACGCTGCCGAAGACCGCGAGCGTTTCCAGAAACTGCTGAACGAACTGGGCCTGAAACAGCCGCCGAATCGCACCGCCCGCACTCCGGCCGACGCGATGAAGCTGGCCGAGGAAATCGGCTATCCGCTGGTGGTGCGTCCGTCCTACGTACTGGGCGGCCGTGCGATGGAAATCGTGCACGAACCGGCCGATCTGGAACGCTATATGCGCGAAGCGGTGAAGGTGTCCAACGACAGCCCGGTGCTGCTGGACCGCTTCCTGAACGACGCCATCGAAGTGGACGTGGATTGCATCTCCGACGGCAAGGACGTGGTCATCGGCGGCATCATGCAGCATATCGAACAAGCTGGTGTGCACTCCGGTGACTCCGCCTGCTCGCTGCCGCCGTACAGCCTGTTCCCGGCCGTACAGGACGAAATCCGTCGCCAGACCGAAGCCATGGCACGTGCGCTGAACGTGGTTGGCCTGATGAACGTGCAGTTCGCCATCCAGCGTGACACCATCTTCGTGCTGGAAGTGAACCCGCGTGCCTCGCGTACCGTACCGTTTGTTTCCAAGGTAACCGGCGCCCCGCTGGCCAAGATTGCTGCCCGTGCCATGGCCGGCATCAGCCTGGTCGAGCAGGGCTTCACCAAGGAAGTGATCCCGCCGTATTACGCAGTGAAGGAAGCCGTATTCCCCTTCATCAAGTTCCCGGGCGTGGACACCATCCTGGGACCGGAAATGAAGTCCACCGGCGAAGTGATGGGCGTGGGTAAGAGCTTTGCCGAAGCCTTCGTCAAGAGCCAGCTGGCCGCCGGCGACAAGCTGCCGCGCACCGGCAAGGTGTTCCTGTCGGTACGTCAGTCCGACAAGAATGGCGCGGTTGACGTGGCACGCGAGCTGCAACGCCTTGGCTTTGGTGTCTGCGCTACCCGTGGCACCGCCAAGACCCTGGCCGAAGCCGGCATCGTGGTGCAGGTGGTCAACAAGGTGAATGAAGGCCGTCCGCACATCGTCGACATGATCAAGAACGGCGAAATCGACGTGCTGGTCAATACCGTGGACGAAAAGCGCCAGGCCATCCAGGACAGCCACTCCATCCGTCGCAGTGCCCTGCAGGCGCGCATTCCGCAGTACACCACCCTGGCTGGTGCCAAGGCAGTGTGCGTGGGCATGGCGCATGTGGAAGAGTTTGATGTTTACAGCGTTCAGGAACTGCACGCTTCCATCAAGCCCTGA
- the leuE gene encoding leucine efflux protein LeuE → MLGITDITTYLIGTIIIVLLPGPNSMYVLSVAAQRGIRRGFVGACGVFTGDAILMTLAATGAAGVLKANPALFAVVKYAGGAYLTWLGLQMLRGAWRAWRNASRGEAAVPEARREVDASRPFVKALVISLMNPKAILFFVSFFVQFVDPAYPHPVLTFLVLGTLLQLCSALYLATIIVSGARLAAAFRRRRKLSSAMSGGVGALFLGFGAKLAAASLN, encoded by the coding sequence ATGCTGGGCATTACCGATATCACTACCTACCTGATCGGCACCATCATTATCGTGCTGCTGCCAGGCCCCAACTCCATGTATGTGCTGTCGGTGGCGGCACAGCGCGGCATCCGCCGCGGTTTTGTGGGTGCCTGCGGGGTATTTACCGGTGATGCCATCCTGATGACGCTGGCCGCCACAGGGGCGGCAGGGGTGCTCAAGGCCAATCCGGCCCTGTTTGCCGTGGTCAAGTACGCCGGTGGCGCTTACCTGACCTGGCTGGGCCTGCAGATGCTGCGTGGTGCCTGGCGTGCCTGGCGCAATGCTTCCCGCGGGGAAGCTGCCGTGCCGGAAGCCCGCCGCGAAGTGGACGCCAGCCGTCCCTTCGTCAAGGCGCTGGTCATCAGCCTGATGAACCCCAAGGCCATCTTGTTCTTCGTGTCCTTCTTCGTGCAATTCGTCGACCCGGCCTATCCGCACCCGGTGCTGACCTTTCTTGTGCTGGGCACGCTGCTGCAGTTGTGCAGTGCCCTGTATCTGGCCACCATCATCGTGTCCGGCGCAAGACTGGCCGCAGCCTTCCGCCGCCGCCGCAAACTGTCCTCTGCCATGTCTGGCGGAGTGGGCGCGCTGTTTCTGGGCTTCGGGGCCAAACTGGCGGCAGCCAGCCTGAACTGA
- the carA gene encoding glutamine-hydrolyzing carbamoyl-phosphate synthase small subunit — translation MSTVPAILVLADGTLFKGSAIGATGHTVGEVVFNTAMTGYQEILTDPSYTKQIVTLTYPHIGNVGANSEDTESRAVFASGLIIRDLPLLHSNFRAEDSLSDYLAKNNVVAIADIDTRRLTRILREKGAQAGCIMAGADLDEARALELARGFGSMAGQDLAKVVSCTESYQWKLGEWKLGSGYSEQAETPFHVVAYDFGVKHNILRMLAERGCKLTVVPAQTPAKDVLALKPDGVFLSNGPGDPEPCDYAITAIREILETRLPVFGICLGHQLLGLATGAKTSKMKFGHHGANHPVQDLDSGRVMITSQNHGFQVDESTLPANVRVTHRSLFDQTVQGIALTDRPAFSFQGHPEASPGPEDVAYLFDRFITAMSQAK, via the coding sequence GTGTCAACCGTACCAGCGATCCTCGTCTTGGCTGACGGTACCCTCTTCAAGGGCAGTGCCATCGGAGCCACCGGCCATACGGTCGGCGAAGTGGTATTCAATACCGCCATGACCGGGTATCAGGAAATCCTCACCGATCCCTCCTACACCAAACAAATCGTCACCCTGACTTATCCCCACATCGGTAATGTCGGCGCGAATTCGGAAGATACCGAATCCCGCGCCGTTTTCGCATCAGGTCTGATCATTCGTGATCTGCCGCTGCTGCACAGCAACTTCCGCGCCGAAGATTCGCTGTCCGACTATCTGGCCAAGAACAATGTCGTGGCCATTGCCGATATCGACACCCGTCGCCTCACCCGCATTCTGCGCGAAAAGGGCGCACAGGCCGGCTGCATCATGGCCGGTGCCGATCTGGACGAAGCCCGCGCACTGGAACTGGCCCGCGGCTTTGGCTCCATGGCCGGTCAGGATCTGGCCAAAGTAGTCAGCTGCACCGAGTCCTACCAGTGGAAGCTGGGCGAATGGAAACTGGGCAGCGGCTACAGCGAACAGGCCGAAACCCCGTTCCATGTGGTGGCTTACGACTTCGGTGTGAAGCACAACATCCTGCGCATGCTGGCCGAACGTGGCTGCAAGCTGACCGTGGTGCCGGCCCAGACCCCGGCCAAGGACGTGCTGGCACTGAAGCCGGATGGCGTGTTCCTGTCCAACGGCCCTGGCGATCCGGAGCCGTGTGACTACGCCATCACTGCCATCCGCGAAATCCTGGAAACCCGCCTGCCGGTATTCGGCATCTGCCTGGGTCACCAGCTGCTGGGCCTGGCCACCGGTGCCAAGACCAGCAAGATGAAGTTCGGCCACCACGGTGCCAACCACCCGGTGCAGGATCTGGACAGCGGCCGCGTGATGATCACCAGCCAGAACCACGGCTTCCAGGTGGATGAATCCACTCTGCCGGCCAATGTGCGCGTGACCCATCGCAGCCTGTTCGACCAGACCGTACAGGGCATTGCGCTGACCGACCGTCCGGCCTTCTCCTTCCAGGGGCACCCGGAAGCGAGCCCCGGCCCGGAAGATGTGGCCTATCTGTTTGACCGCTTCATCACGGCGATGAGCCAGGCGAAGTAA
- a CDS encoding acyl-CoA dehydrogenase, whose protein sequence is MIYNAPVKEIRFVLNELAELTSVCSLPGYEDCSVELVDAILEEAAKFAEGVLAPINKQGDKGATLKDGEVTAAPGFKDAWQQYVESGWVGLRAPADFGGQGMPALVAIAAEEMWCSSNLAFSLAPLLTLGAVEAIHHHASEELKAVYLPRMSSGEWTGTMNLTEPQAGSDLAQVRSRAVPQADGSYLVTGQKIFITWGEHDMADNIVHLVLARLPDAPAGVKGISLFIVPKFLVNADGSLGARNDVRCVSLEHKLGIHGSPTAVMSFGDNGGAVGYLVGEANKGLGYMFTMMNHARLGVGVEGMSVSERAYQKAVEYARDRVQSRAVGSPDPAGVAIIKHPDIRRMLMTMRSQIEAQRALAFYTAAALDRASRHPVASEAARNQALVNFLIPIVKGWNTEQANELTSLAVQVHGGMGFIEETGVAQYYRDARITAIYEGTTGIQALDLIGRKTFSEGGATARALLDEARATADKLAAAGYASMASNLQQAAAEAERCVAFILGSFGTQPQLAAAGSVPFLKLMGIVLGGWQLGRAALIAREKLAEDGVDEDFLKAKIITARFFAEHLLPQVGGLAAAIVDGADSVLELDENLF, encoded by the coding sequence ATGATCTATAACGCGCCAGTCAAGGAAATCCGTTTTGTACTGAATGAATTGGCCGAGCTGACTTCAGTATGCAGCCTGCCCGGTTATGAAGACTGCTCGGTCGAGCTGGTGGATGCCATTCTGGAAGAAGCCGCCAAGTTTGCCGAAGGCGTGTTGGCTCCCATCAACAAGCAGGGCGACAAAGGTGCCACGCTGAAGGATGGTGAAGTGACCGCCGCGCCCGGTTTCAAGGATGCCTGGCAGCAATATGTCGAGTCCGGCTGGGTGGGCTTGCGTGCCCCGGCTGATTTTGGCGGGCAGGGCATGCCGGCCCTGGTAGCCATTGCCGCCGAAGAAATGTGGTGCTCCTCCAATCTGGCCTTCTCGCTGGCCCCGCTGCTGACGCTGGGCGCGGTAGAGGCCATTCACCACCATGCCTCGGAAGAACTGAAGGCGGTCTACCTGCCGCGCATGTCCAGTGGCGAATGGACTGGCACCATGAACCTGACCGAGCCGCAAGCCGGTTCCGACCTGGCCCAGGTGCGCTCCCGTGCCGTACCGCAGGCGGATGGCAGCTATCTGGTGACCGGCCAGAAGATTTTCATCACCTGGGGTGAGCACGACATGGCCGACAACATCGTCCATCTGGTGCTGGCCCGTCTGCCGGATGCGCCGGCCGGGGTGAAGGGTATTTCCCTGTTCATCGTGCCCAAGTTCCTGGTCAATGCCGATGGCAGCCTGGGTGCGCGTAACGACGTGCGTTGTGTCTCGCTGGAACACAAGCTGGGCATTCACGGCAGCCCGACTGCGGTGATGAGCTTTGGCGATAACGGTGGTGCGGTCGGTTATCTGGTGGGCGAGGCCAACAAGGGCCTGGGCTATATGTTCACCATGATGAATCACGCGCGTCTGGGTGTAGGTGTGGAAGGCATGTCGGTGTCCGAGCGTGCCTACCAGAAGGCGGTGGAATATGCCCGTGACCGTGTGCAAAGCCGTGCCGTTGGTTCGCCCGACCCGGCTGGTGTCGCCATCATCAAGCATCCGGACATCCGTCGCATGCTGATGACCATGCGCAGCCAGATCGAAGCCCAGCGTGCCTTGGCCTTCTACACTGCCGCCGCGCTGGATCGTGCCTCGCGCCACCCGGTGGCCAGCGAAGCTGCGCGCAATCAGGCGCTGGTGAATTTCCTCATCCCCATCGTCAAGGGCTGGAATACCGAGCAGGCCAACGAATTGACCAGCCTGGCCGTGCAGGTGCATGGCGGCATGGGCTTCATCGAAGAAACCGGTGTGGCACAGTACTACCGTGATGCCCGCATTACAGCCATTTACGAAGGCACTACTGGCATCCAGGCGCTGGATCTGATTGGCCGCAAAACCTTCAGTGAAGGCGGTGCCACGGCCCGTGCGCTGCTGGACGAGGCGCGCGCCACCGCCGACAAGCTGGCCGCTGCCGGTTATGCCAGCATGGCGAGTAATCTGCAGCAGGCTGCTGCCGAGGCTGAGCGCTGCGTTGCCTTCATCCTGGGCAGCTTTGGCACGCAGCCGCAGCTGGCGGCTGCCGGTTCGGTGCCTTTCCTCAAGCTGATGGGGATTGTGCTGGGTGGCTGGCAACTGGGCCGTGCCGCGCTGATCGCACGCGAAAAGCTGGCTGAAGACGGTGTGGACGAGGATTTCCTCAAGGCCAAAATCATCACTGCCCGCTTCTTTGCCGAGCATCTGTTGCCGCAGGTTGGCGGCCTGGCTGCAGCTATTGTGGACGGGGCTGATAGCGTGTTGGAACTGGACGAAAACCTGTTCTGA
- a CDS encoding electron transfer flavoprotein subunit alpha/FixB family protein has protein sequence MAILVIAEHDNQSLKAGTLNTVTAAAKLGEVHVLVAGHNAAAAAEAAKSVAGVAKVLLADAAQYAHGLAESLSALVVDVAKSYSHVLAPATSFGKNLLPRVAALLDVAQISEITAIESADTFVRPVYAGNVLATVQSADAIKVITVRTTAFDAAGQGGSAAVESVAVAADPQLSSFVGQELTKSDRPELGAAKIIVSGGRALGSEEQFKSVIEPLADKLGAAVGASRAAVDAGYAPNDYQVGQTGKVVAPQLYFAVGISGAIQHLAGMKDSKVIVAINKDEEAPIFQVADYGIVGDLFTVVPELLAELAK, from the coding sequence ATGGCCATTCTCGTTATCGCTGAACACGACAACCAGAGCCTGAAAGCAGGCACCCTGAATACCGTAACTGCCGCTGCCAAGCTGGGCGAAGTGCACGTGCTGGTGGCCGGCCACAACGCCGCTGCCGCTGCCGAAGCTGCCAAGAGCGTGGCTGGTGTGGCCAAGGTACTGCTGGCTGATGCTGCCCAGTACGCGCATGGTCTGGCCGAATCGCTGTCCGCCCTGGTAGTGGACGTGGCCAAGAGCTATAGCCATGTACTGGCTCCGGCTACTTCTTTTGGCAAGAACCTGCTGCCGCGCGTGGCTGCCTTGCTGGATGTGGCACAGATTTCCGAAATTACTGCTATCGAGTCGGCTGACACCTTCGTGCGTCCGGTGTATGCCGGCAACGTGCTGGCCACCGTGCAGTCGGCTGATGCCATCAAGGTCATCACCGTGCGTACCACCGCGTTTGACGCGGCAGGTCAGGGTGGCTCCGCTGCCGTGGAAAGTGTTGCCGTGGCAGCTGATCCGCAGCTGTCCAGCTTTGTCGGCCAGGAACTGACCAAGTCGGACCGTCCGGAACTGGGTGCGGCCAAGATCATCGTATCCGGTGGTCGTGCGCTGGGTTCGGAAGAGCAGTTCAAGTCCGTTATCGAGCCGCTGGCTGACAAGCTGGGTGCGGCTGTCGGTGCTTCGCGTGCCGCAGTTGACGCGGGCTACGCCCCGAACGACTACCAGGTTGGCCAAACCGGCAAGGTAGTGGCACCGCAGCTGTACTTCGCTGTGGGTATTTCCGGTGCCATCCAGCATCTGGCCGGTATGAAAGATTCCAAGGTGATCGTGGCGATCAACAAGGACGAAGAAGCGCCGATCTTCCAGGTGGCTGACTACGGCATTGTGGGTGACCTGTTCACCGTGGTGCCGGAATTGCTGGCCGAACTGGCCAAGTAA
- a CDS encoding electron transfer flavoprotein subunit beta/FixA family protein — MKVLVAVKRVVDYNVKVRVKADGSDVDVANVKMSMNPFDEIAVEEAVRLKEAGKASEIVVVSMGVKQCEETLRTALAMGADRAILVETETELQPLAVAKLLKAVADKEQPQLLIVGKQAIDDDANQTGQMAAALLGWAQGTFASKVDVAAETVDVIREIDGGLETVKLRLPAVVTADLRLNEPRFIKLPNIMAAKKKPLDKTSPADLGVDVTPRLKTLKVAEPAKRSAGIKVANAAELVAKLKNDAKVL, encoded by the coding sequence ATGAAAGTTCTAGTCGCTGTTAAACGCGTTGTCGATTACAACGTGAAGGTTCGCGTGAAGGCTGACGGGTCCGATGTGGATGTCGCCAACGTCAAGATGTCGATGAACCCCTTTGACGAAATTGCCGTCGAAGAGGCCGTGCGTTTGAAGGAAGCCGGCAAGGCCAGCGAGATCGTTGTCGTGTCCATGGGCGTGAAGCAGTGCGAGGAAACCCTGCGCACCGCACTGGCCATGGGTGCCGACCGCGCCATTCTGGTGGAAACCGAAACCGAACTGCAGCCGCTGGCCGTGGCCAAGCTGCTCAAGGCTGTTGCCGACAAGGAACAGCCGCAGTTGCTGATCGTCGGCAAGCAAGCCATTGACGATGATGCCAACCAGACCGGCCAGATGGCTGCCGCGCTGCTGGGCTGGGCACAAGGCACTTTCGCCTCCAAGGTGGATGTCGCTGCCGAAACCGTCGACGTGATCCGCGAAATCGACGGTGGCCTGGAAACCGTCAAGCTGCGTCTGCCGGCCGTTGTTACCGCCGACCTGCGCCTGAACGAACCGCGCTTCATCAAGCTGCCCAACATCATGGCCGCCAAGAAGAAGCCGCTGGACAAGACCAGCCCGGCCGATCTGGGTGTGGACGTCACTCCGCGCCTGAAAACGCTGAAAGTGGCCGAACCGGCCAAGCGCTCTGCCGGCATCAAGGTAGCCAACGCTGCCGAGCTGGTAGCCAAACTGAAAAACGACGCAAAGGTGCTGTAA
- a CDS encoding MaoC family dehydratase: MTVYFEDIKVGDSAEYAKTITEADILMFAAVSGDDNPVHINQEYAETTPFQTRIAHGMLTASLISTVVGTRLPGNGTIYLSQSTHFKAPVRIGQTVTARATVVEIFPDKKRVKLATQCLVQGKVILDGESLVIAPSRGE, translated from the coding sequence ATGACAGTCTACTTTGAAGATATCAAGGTCGGCGATTCTGCCGAGTACGCCAAAACCATTACCGAAGCCGATATCCTGATGTTTGCAGCCGTCTCTGGCGATGACAATCCGGTGCATATCAACCAGGAATACGCCGAGACCACACCATTCCAGACCCGTATCGCTCACGGCATGCTGACCGCCAGCCTGATTTCCACCGTGGTGGGCACCAGGCTGCCCGGCAACGGCACCATCTACCTGTCGCAATCCACACACTTCAAGGCACCGGTGCGTATTGGTCAGACTGTCACCGCCCGCGCCACCGTGGTGGAAATTTTCCCGGACAAAAAGCGCGTCAAGCTGGCCACCCAATGCCTGGTGCAGGGCAAGGTGATTCTGGATGGTGAATCGCTGGTCATCGCGCCGTCGCGCGGCGAATAA
- a CDS encoding GNAT family N-acetyltransferase, with translation MAVTLHILPLTDETGNVTEPELLARCSSLHRQLRPMLPEHGHSYAAKMQRVCSFGARMVAALDADGTPLGLALYRVYENTYEDLRLYIDDLVSDEAHRSQGIGSQLLDWCAEEARRLGCGFQVLDSGTWRTEAHRLYFRKGFSITSFHFTKSLN, from the coding sequence ATGGCCGTTACGCTACACATCCTGCCGCTGACCGATGAGACCGGCAACGTCACCGAGCCGGAGCTGCTGGCCCGCTGCAGCAGCCTGCACCGCCAGCTGCGTCCCATGCTGCCGGAACACGGCCACAGCTATGCGGCAAAAATGCAACGTGTCTGTTCTTTTGGTGCGCGCATGGTGGCCGCACTGGATGCCGATGGAACACCGCTGGGACTGGCGCTGTACCGGGTATACGAAAATACCTATGAAGACCTGCGGCTGTATATCGACGATCTGGTAAGCGATGAAGCGCACCGCTCGCAAGGCATAGGTAGCCAGTTGCTGGACTGGTGCGCCGAAGAAGCCCGCCGGCTGGGATGTGGCTTCCAGGTGCTGGATTCCGGCACCTGGCGCACCGAAGCCCACCGTCTGTATTTCCGCAAGGGCTTCAGCATCACGTCCTTTCATTTCACCAAATCACTGAACTGA